In Paramisgurnus dabryanus chromosome 7, PD_genome_1.1, whole genome shotgun sequence, the following are encoded in one genomic region:
- the prok2 gene encoding prokineticin-2, with protein sequence MTSRLSFLLCLLLVSNGSTAVITGACEKDSQCGGGMCCAISLWIRSLRMCIPMGQEGEDCHPMSHKVPFFGKRLHHTCPCLPNLTCIPTDDEKYKCLPSFPFENDHL encoded by the exons ATGACGTCCAGATTATCATTTCTTCTCTGCCTGTTGCTGGTGTCCAACGGTTCGACTGCAGTCATTACTGGG GCATGTGAGAAAGACTCGCAATGCGGAGGTGGCATGTGTTGTGCCATCAGCCTGTGGATCCGGAGCTTGCGAATGTGCATCCCAATGGGTCAGGAGGGAGAGGACTGTCATCCAATGAGCCACAAG GTGCCGTTCTTTGGCAAGAGACTTCATCATACATGCCCATGTCTTCCCAACCTCACTTGCATTCCAACAGATGACGAAAAATACAAATGTCTCCCTTCCTTTCCATTTGAAAATGATCACCTCTGA